The Deltaproteobacteria bacterium DNA window ATGGATATCTTCCTAAGGCAGGTTTCCCAAGATGTTCGGGACTATTTTATCCTGATGCTGGTAGATCAAGCGGGTTGGCACGTTTCCCAGAAACTGCCGGTGCCGCAAAACATCAGGCTAATCAAACTCCCACCCCGCAGCCCAGAGTTAAAACCGGCCGAACATATCTGGGAAGAGCTGCGGGAGAAACATTTTGCCAATAAGGCGTTAGGAAGCCTTGCTGAGGTGGAGGATAACCTTTGCCAGGGCTTAAACAGTCTCGCTGGCAATCCCGAAAAACTCCGGTCGATGACCAATTTCCCTTATTTTATTATTACTTGGTAGATCGCAACTCGGTATCAGATAGCTACGTCGGCGTCCGC harbors:
- a CDS encoding IS630 family transposase, producing the protein MRAEKLADLDLEDHRPVLLFAQDEGRFGRISDTRRAWSPLGTRPQAPRQIVRTYLYVFTAVCPALGRMTSLILPRANTEMMDIFLRQVSQDVRDYFILMLVDQAGWHVSQKLPVPQNIRLIKLPPRSPELKPAEHIWEELREKHFANKALGSLAEVEDNLCQGLNSLAGNPEKLRSMTNFPYFIITW